The genomic stretch AGCATCCCGGTATCTCTCATCATATAGAATGTCAATTATAATGTCACTGAAACAGAAGAAAAAAGCTACCATAAGTGCAGACAATGCTAGTAAATGTCTTCTTTTTTCAAGAAGTTTCTCCAGAAAAATATCTCTGGGTAATACCTGTAACTGGTGAGACACGAGGGGGAAAATAACTTTGTCACTTAACCTATTGACTATCTGTCTGGGAATATCAGCAAAAGTAAAAGCAATGGTATAAACCCCCAAAATTTCTAAAGGTAACAGTTTACCTATGACAAGTCTGTCGGTTTGATTAGCCAAAAAAGTAATAGCAGTGGCAACAAAAATCCAACGTCCAAAGGAAAATAATTCCTTCAAACAATCTCTATCCCAAAGAAAAGTATGAGGGGTGGAAGAAAGAAGATGACTCCAAAATAATTTAACTATATTAGCCACCAAAGTGCCAAGGACCAATGCCCAAATAGTGGGTTTATAAAGGGCTATGGCAATCATCACCACAACCGCTATAATCTGGGTAACTATTTCCATGACAGTGAGTTTCCCTATTTCCACCCGTCTATTTAAAACCGCTAGGGAAGTAGAATTAAATCCGGCAATAAAAGTGTTACTACCCACTACGGGAATCAACCAGGAGAGTTCGGGTATTTTATAAAAATTCGCAATAGGCATGGCAATTACAAAGCAAATCAGCCATAGTGTAATACCTCTGATTACTTGTAAGGTCCAAGCAGTATTCAAAAATCTGGAGTCTTCCCCTCTAGGACTTCTAATTATGCTTGGATTTATACCAATGTCCGAAAATAGATTTAAACCAGTGATAAAAGTATAAACCAGTGCCATCAACCCAAATAACTCAGGCTTCAACAAACGGGTTAGAATTATGTTGTTTACCAGTCGAATGAATTGGGAAGCACCATAGCCTGCAACCGTCCATATACTACCCCTAATGGCCAATTGTTGCAAGGATGTATTAGATTGTTTTTCTTCCCCCATGGGTCAACTCAATTGTTGTCATAATCCATCATCATAAATTACCCTAACAGGAGGGCATACTCCAAAAACTATTTTTTTTTTCACAATAGGTTATAACAGACAGCATAATAACCAGAAGATAGCCCCGCAAACAACACTATACTTACCGCCAGTCATCCAAAGACAATATGCTACAATGGGTGTCTAGACTCAACTATAGGCATATCAGTAGCCCCTTAGACAACACCAAAACAGTCGCCAGTTGTCCAAATGCAAGGGATTTTCAATCAAGGCTTTTAAGGCATATTTTCTACATGTCTTAATATTGCCCCCTTGTAAACTCCACCAACCCCACTTACGGTAAATCTCCCCCCTACTCACCGGCTTTTGGGGGATTGTGACGCCAAAATCCCCAGCAACAGTTATACCTCTTCTCCTACAAGCATCCAATACCGCCTTCCTACAACCCCCCAGTTGGATATGACGGTATTTACCGCCAATGCTGTCCACATGGAGGCGATATTTCAACAGTATCTCAGGAAGGTTTGCCAGTTTGCCAATTTCTGCCAGTCTTAAAAACAAATCCAAATCCTCGGCATGGGAGTAGTGGCGATAACCACCAACTTTTTCCAAACTCTCTCTCCTTATAACAGCCGCGGGGTGAATTATCATACTGCCTACCCCCCGCAAATTCCCCTTATCTATCTCCTCATGGGTAAAACAGTCTCCAAAAGGCTTTATGGGCAAACCCTCTGCATCAATTGCTAACACTCTACAACCCACCGCAACGTATTCAGGATTGTTTTCTAAAAACTTTAGTTGCCTTTCCAGTCTCTCTTTTATAGCAATATCATCGGCATCCATTCTGGCAATGTATTTACCACGGGCTTGTTTAATCCCCTTATTGAGACAGTCTACTATCCCCCTATTTCTAACATTATTCAACAGTTTTATTCTAGAGTCTTTCTTGTAGAGGCTCTCTAGGATTTCCAAGGACTTGTCAGTGGACCCGTCATTGATTATAATAAGCTCAAAATCGGGGAGACTCTGTGCGAGAATACTCTCCACTGCCTCCTCTAGATATTTTTCCCCATTGTAAACGGGCATCACTACGGAAACTAGACAGTCTCTCATACTCTCCGGGTGGGTATAACTCCTCTCAAGGGACTAGTATAGATTATTGTTGCCGTTTATATTTGTCTTTTCGCATTTTACCTCGATGATAGTACAATTGTAACCATCACCCTGCCCCCCTTCTAGGTATTCCCCAGTTTCCCCTTGAAAGTTTTCCCGAAGGGGGAGGTTTCTCTCAGCAGTATTTTTATGCATCTCCAACTTCCCTTGTCTACCAAATGTTATCCGTGGTGGTGGATGATTTTTCTTGTCTAAAATGCCTTTTTAGTGTTTACTTTTTGCTCTGTTTTTGTTCCTGCTTGTATTTAAACCCCATCCTTTCAGTTAAAGTCTCAAATCCATTATTAATCATCTTATTATTAAGTATTCATGGTCTTTTGAATTCCTAGGTATACTCTCCCATACTTGCAATCTTCATGAAGCATTCTTCCTGTTATTGCTACCTTATTTCTTCTTCCTTTAATTTCTTTCTTTCTCTCATTTTTGCTACCTTATTAAAAATTTTTAATCAGTATTTCTATTTTTGATTTTTTCCTACCGCTCGCCTTACAGCTTATATACCTATTCGCTTCCAACTCTTTTATTCTGTAATTTTTATACAAGGCTTTTATAAATTCCGTGTTTGAGTTAGACAGCATTAAATAACAGCCCCTATTGTCAAGTTCCCTGAAAATTTCGGAAAGCTCTATTTGTTCCTTTTCTGAAAAATCGTATTTTGTATACTTTGTAAAAGAAGATGTCTTACTTATAGGGTGGTAGGGGGGGTCAAAATAAATAAAATCTCCTCTTCCTGCCCTATAACAAACCTCTTTGTAGTCGGTATTATAAATCTCTATATCTGCGCTGTTTAGGTATTCTGAAATTGATTCCAAATTTTCCTTGTCTACAATTTTGGGATTTTTATAATTACCAAAAGGTACATTAAACTCCCCTTTTGAATTTTCTCTGTACAATCCATTAAAACAGGTCTTGTTAAGATAAATAAAACGGCTCGCTCGCTTCACTTCTGATAAAAATTCTGGTCTTAACGCCCTTATTTTATAATAGTAAATGTGCTCATTTTTGTGATTTCTTAGCTCTATCAAAAGTTCTCCTAAATTTTCTTTTATAACTAAATAGGCGTTTATGAGCTCTTTGTTAATGTCATTTATTATAGCCTTTTGGGGCATAAGTTCAAACAATAAGGCCCCACCACCCACAAATGGTTCTATGTATCTATTAAAATGTTTTGGTATCTCCTTTTTTAAGGCGTTTACAAGCTGTCTTTTTCCTCCTGCCCATTTTACGAAGGGCTTTGGTTTCCTGTGTGTAGTAAATAGTGTTATCATAATTTTCCCTCTATGGCTCATTGACAGGTGTGGGAATAGTTTTCTGAGACTTTGAAGTCCGCTATATTTAACTCATTTTTTTCGTTTCATACCCCCATTGTTGCTGTTGCAACAGTATATTATTTATCCATTAATTGGGTAGTTTTTCCCAGGAGTTGGATAGTTTTTAAACATAACCTCCCTTTAGTTTTCTATGATTCTAATTTAGTCTTTATCTGTTGTTTTTCCACCTCTTCGGCTTTTCCAATTGTCCCACCCATTACGTTATATACTTTCCTGTATCATTTTAGATACCTAACACATTTTTTTTAGCTCTGCTCTTTAGCTATTATTTTCCCATACCCTCAATCTCTTCAAGTAGGTTTTCTCAGTTAACCAGCCGGCACACCTTGTCTTTTAGTCTTTTAGAAGTTCCAGACTTACCCCTAACCATAGGGGATAGTCTTTATATTATAGATTTTTTAGCTTTTTTCTGATATGCTTCTGACAGCCATCTCAAAACCTCATCTAACCACTCCGTTTATGATTCTACCTCGTAATCCTCAATTTTACAGGGGCGGAGATGGTTTATATTATACTATTATGCCTCACTTCTATATTTTACCTCCACGAATTTTATAACTTTGTGGCTTTATTTTTTTCTGATTATATTTCTTCGATTATCCCTGTTTTATCTCTTCTTTTTTTCTTAGAAAAATCCCTTTTTCTGACTAATTTTTATATATCTATATTTATGAAAATTGCACCTTATCTTCTATTATTAGCCGACAGCTTTCAGGGGTTTTCTTTTCGATTTTTTCCAATGCTTTTCTTCCCAACCCGTTTATTTTGGGAATATTCCTCAACTCCCCACGGCTGTTTTTCGTCTGTCAAAGCCGGGTTTATATTATCCTGCCTAGTCTAACTCCTTTCCTTTCCTTTTCCCTTTGTCCAGAATACAACTAACCAATTCCCCCTTGACAAAAGGATTGGGCAAATGTTAAGGAGGGGAAGCGGGGAAGACAGGTGCAAAGACTGTCAAAACGCTTGGGGTACAGTATTCTTTGTTGAGAATAAAAAGCAAAAGTATGGAGATTCACGAAAAGCAATATGGCGACAGAGAGGAAAAATAAGGCAGGGGGAGGGTGTAGGGGATAATACTGAGGGTTTAGAAAAATTTAGAAAGAGAAATGAGGGAAAAATAAGTAGAAAAAACGAGGCAAAAAGAGGAACAAAGTGGAAGAATGAGACCGGGACAAAAAAAGAGGAGAAAGAAAAACAAGAAAAGGGGAATTAAACATGAGGGAGAGATGATTACAACTAGGGGGGAAGAGTAAAATGAATGGGGGTGAGGGTTATACATATCCCATAAGTCAGATAATATCAACACAGTTTATACCCCTAAATGGGAATAATACCCCGGGAGAAGCAGGAGTAGGACTTGTGGCTAACCCCTATCCTGGGGGAGGGGGGGGAAATAATTATCTTCCGGAATACCCACAGGCTATTGACTTTAACCAGGCAAATATCTCCCCCTATAGTTATCAAGACGGATGGGGTGGCATTGAGACAAGCTATGAAATTCTAGAAGAGGGAAATACCATAAAACTATCTGGAAATGCCTGGAAAAAAATCTATTACCCATACAATGTAACTGAGGACACACTATTGAGTTTTGAATACCGCAGTCAAGGGGTAGGAGAAATACAAGGGATAGGAATAGAAACTGATGACATATACTCCCATTGGGATTTAAAATTTAGACTAGGGGGGACTGAAAGTGTCACTGGACTAGGAAACTTCAAATATGACTACACCCACCATCAGGGGAATGACTGGCAAAAATTTACTATCCCACTAGGTAATTACTATTCGGGAAACTTTAACTATCTAGTGTTATTCAATGACAATGATAATTCCGATTCCAACTCTGAGAGTTATTTTCGCAATCTGAGGATATATGAAAAGGATACCACTGCTCCTCAAGCAAGTATTGAAATACCTGTCTCTGTTTTTAGCGACGGGGAGTATCGTTTTTTTGTAACCTACACAGACAACTTTTCCCTAAACCTAGCCACCATAGACAACTATGACATTAGAGTGAGGGGGGAAAACGGCTTTGAACAATTAGCTAAAGTAGTTGAAATAAACAGCAACAATGGCAGCAATGTTAAAGTCACCTACTCCATCTCCGCCACAGATGGGAAATGGGATTTCAATGACAATGGCGTCTATCACTTTAGCCTAGAAAACAATCAAATAGGCGATACCAGCGGCAATTTCCTCCAAGGCTTTACCCTAGCCAGTGTATATGTCAACAGTGTCATAGATTTCAACAAGGCTGATATCACTTCCTTTGCCACCAGGGATGTCTCCAAAATCCATCAGGTAGACGACGACGGCAAAACCATCACCCTGAGGGGGAAAACTTGGAAAGCCATTCCCCTCAATTATACCGTTATTGACACCCCCAATCGCACCACCATCCTCGAGTTTGAATTCAACAGTAATCAAAGTGGATGGCTAAAGGGCATAGGTATTTCGACTACCGGTAACTCCCTCACAAACAAGGATGTGATATTCAATCTCTTTGGTAACGCCACCCGCAACAATTATATACCCATAGAGTATCAGGGGGAAGGCTGGCAAAAGATTACAATAGCTCTAGGTAAACATTACCAGGGTACCTTCAATTCCCTAGTACTCATCAATGACGATGGCAGCACCAAGGATATTAACTCATTTAGTGCCTTTCGAAATGTAAAGATTTATGACAGTTGGAACACGGCAACCCCAGTACAGCTGAACAATGTGGTAGTCAGCAATGTCAAAGCCAAGCAAAACCTGAGAAGAATAAACTTCAATGACTTTGACATCACCGGTTATGACCCAAAAGAAGACCTGGTAGGCAGTTATACCATCATAGATGGTGGCAAAGGATTAACCCTGACCGGCAACAGCTGGAAAAAAATTGAATTACCTCGTACTATTACACCAGATACGGTACTCACCTTAGAATTCTACAGCAGCCAGGTGGGGGAAATACATGCCATAGCCTTTGACAATGACAATAGTCTCGCCAACGGGGTTGCCTTCGCCTATCAGATAGCAGGGAGTGAATACTGGCGAGAGGGCAGCCGCGGAAAACTGTATGCTAGAGGATATCAAGAGGGGTGGCGAAGCTATTATATCAGACTGGGGGACTACCTGACCGGAAATGTTCAATACCTCATCCTAATCAATGACGATGACACCAATGCCAGTGCCAACAGTTACTTTCGCAATCTGGAAATATACGAAGAAGGACAACTGGTCAACGGTGACGCCAATCATCGCTTTACCGTCAGCTATGCTTCCCCCAATGGCGTCAACCCAGCCACTTTGGACCACAATGACATCCGCGTCACTGGGCCTAACAATTTCAACCAATTAGCTAAACTCCTAGGATATAGGGTGAGAGAAGATGGCTCAGTATGGGCCACCTACCAAATAAGTCCCCCCACCTCCCTGTGGAACCCAAGCCACAACGGCCAGTATACCATAACCCTGGAACCCGGTCAAGTCTTTGCCAACAATGGCCAGAGTCTGCCCGCCAAAACCCTAGGCACTTTCCAAGTCAATGTAAGCCAGTTACCCCTAGAAGGAGTCACCCCCATTTGGCATTCTGGATTTGAAAAAGGATATGCCATAGGCGAATGGCACTCTTATAACCAAAACTATTCTGACACAGGGGAGCCACTGCCGGGTAGAGGTTCCATGTGGACAGTCTTGTCAGCACAACAGGCTGCTGCCGAGGGGGTAGCTGTGGTGGAGGGCGATCGCATTTACAAAGGCCTGATTTATAACACCGCCCCAACAAACCATCGTCCCTATCCGGTCATCCACGTGGACGAAGTATCTAAAAACTATGTAAATGTCCCAGTGAAGCCCATTGTCAACAGATTTTATGTGTGGGCTGATTGGAACCCGGATGTAACACGCAACGACTGGCAGCACCTGGTTACCTATGCCAATAAAGACAACTGGGGGACGGTTTTGGTTTTGGTGATTAACTCCCACAACCGAGTACAACTAAACCACCTACAAGCGCCTCTAGGCGGCTATGGAGGGGGCAATGGTTGGGAATACGTCAACCCCGCCACCATGCCCCTAAGACAATGGGTACGTTTCACCACCTATCTAGACTATCAACAGGGGGTTCTATATGTATGGATGAATGGCCGACTCATTATCAGAGCAAGGGGGGGAAGACTGTTGGACGGACCCTCAGATTATCTGCTAAGGGCTCACTGGGGACTCTACGCCGGCGGCTACACTGATAATGGGGTGCAATACAACGACTCCATCCAACTCTGGACTCTAGACCAACCCCTGTCTGACCCCACCATGGAACCCCTCTCCCCCTACGATGGTCCCGGCTGGTAAATCACTTCAATTCCCTGATAATCCCCTTGACAGTCCTCCCACCGCCCTGCTAGGATGGGGGGGCCGTTTACCAGGTGGGAATTTTTGTCAAAAACAATGAAGTGGAAAAAGTGTCAGCAAAGAGAAAGGGGCCGGGGATAGATGAGAATAGATATCATATGTAGTGGGAGGCAAAAGCATAACCGGCGGACTTTTCACCTAGTGCTAAGAAAAATCACCCAAAGCCTAATTCTCAGCACCACCGGGAGGAGGAATAGTCTCCAAGGGTTTGCCAAGTCCTAGTCTGGCCATCTGCCAGGCGTGAAGAGACTTACGAAACTCTGGATCGTTATAACGGGGCATTCTTTGTAACATGGCAAGAAAATAACCAACCACAATAAGAATTCCACCAATGATATAAGGCCTCTCCCACATGCGATAAAAACCAATAGCAAAGATGTAAAGGGGATGAGTACCCATGAAATACTGACCCCGGCCCCAACGTAATCTACCTGTAATAATACCCTTCTCGGAAGAACCCATCAGCCGTTGGTGAATGAATTGAAGATTGGGATCATCAATACTACGAGTGCGCCACCCCTTCATCCTAGCGCGGTGAAAGGCAATGCCATCCCAATGCACCTCCCTCACAAAACCGCCGATGTCCTCAAAGCACTGTCGACGATAAAAGTTGATTTGTCCTGCCACCATGTCGTCAGCCATCCTCTCCTTAATTAGCTTTCCCCCCTCCAGTAAGTAAGGTTTGCCACTAGCCGCACCTAGGTGGGGATCTTTTTCAAAATAGGACAGAAGAGTAGCAAAATACTGGGGCTTGAACTCTAAATCTCCATCCAGTTTCCCAATATAGTCGTAGTCTTTCGTTTTTAGCCTCTCATACCCGTAATAAAATGCCTCCACCACCCCCGGCCCCACTGAACGTTTCCCTCTATCCGGTTTTCTAACTACGTGAATCCACGGATATTGCGCTGCCGCCCGTGCTAAAATCTCCGGGGTGCGATCCGTAGAACCATCATCCACAATAACCCATTCTACAGGAGTAATGGTCTGACTGACCACTGACTGGATAGTCTTCTCTAGGTACTTCTCCTCGTCACGCACAGGGGATATTAAAACAATTCTCCTACCTGGTTGAGTCATGGCTATATCACCATTGTGATATTCAGGGGAAGACTAAAAAATCCCCCTAGGACGTACCAGTAAAATCAAGATCATAATTAAAAGGGCTATTCCCAGTTTATAATCAGGCCCCACCAAAAATACACTCATCTCCTGGGCAACACCAATAATCAACCCCCCCGCAATAGCCCCATAAGGATTACCAATGCCCCCCATTATAACAGAAGCAAAAATGGGCAACAGCAGAAACCATCCCATATTAGGACGTACGGCAGTAATTAAACCGTATAGCCCCCCCGCTAAAGCCGTCAAAACACCCGTCACAACCCAGGTGAATAAGATTATCTGTTCCACATCAATACCTGATACCCTGGCTAAGTCTATATTGTCCGCTACTGCCCGCATCCCCTTGCCTATTTTAGTTTTTTGCAACAACAGGTGTAAACTAACAATGGCCACAATGGCCACCACAAACACTACCACCCAGTAGTAAGCAATCCTTATACCGCCTATGTCTAAAGCCTCCACCAGTGGCAGTCTATAATTTTGACTACTCCCACCCCAAATAAAGAGAATACCATTACGGACAAATAAGGCCAACCCAATAGACAAGATGATAAGACTGGTACTTGTAGCCCTTTTTCGGCGCATCGGCCCCCACAATAACTGTTCCGCCACTAACATGAAAAAGGTAGTAGCCACCATCGCCAGTAACAAAGACGGCCAAAAACTGATGCCCTGAGAATTTAGCCACCACGTCAAATAGGCCCCAAGGGTTAGAAAATCTCCATGGGCAAAATTGGAAAGACGTAATATGCCCAGGGTTAACGTCAACCCCACTGCCGCCAAGGCAATCACACTGCCCACCGCTATCCCATTGAAAAATGTCTGAACAAAGATTGCATCCATGAATCCCCTTATGATGTCAACCTCTTCAACTCTATTGTATCCCTTACTAACTACAGCGGTAGTTGCCTCCTACAATGGCAACAAGCCATTATAATAATCATTAGAATAAAATTAATCAACCATCTTACTACAACCGTAAAAGAATAAGTAATTTTGCCTACTGTCGGAGAAGAAAGTCAAAGCCTGTGACTTATAGCAACAAACGAACCAACCAAAAGGATTTGCCCAAAATAAACGAAAATATCCGCTACCCCAGAGTTCGACTAATTGACACCAATGGCGAGCAGTTGGGGATCTTTGACATTGAAGAGGCTAATCGTCTAGCGGAAGAAAGAGAATTGGACTTGGTACTGGTGAGCGAAAATGCCGATCCTCCTGTTTGTAAGATCATGGATTATGGGAAATACAAGTTCGAACAGGAGAAAAAGGCAAGGGCAATCCGCAAAAAACAACATACCGCCGAGATTAAAGAAGTTAAAATGAGTTACAAAATTGACGAACATGACTATCAGGTGCGTTTAAACCAAGCAAGACGCTTTTTGGGCGCAGGAGACAAGGTCAAAGCTACCATCAACTTCCGCGGCAGGGAGGCACAACACACACATCTGGGAGAGGAATTGTTAGAAAGGCTGGCAAAAGACTTGGCAGATGTGGCAGAGGTGCAACAAAAACCTAAAAAAGAAGGCAAAAATATCATTATGTTGTTATCTCCCAAAAAGTCCTAAAACCCCAACACAACCCTCCCCTTTTTTTTACTACCCCGCCTCCGTTTTTTCACTATCACGGGACAGTAGACAGGGTTTTGTAGTACTTTTGTTGAAATAAATAACTTAATAGGGCTAAAAAAAGGGAAAATAGATTGATTTAGAGGCTATCCCCTCTGGCCAGGTGGTAAAACACATAAAAAAATTGCCTCCCATTGAGAAGAAAATTCAAAGGGGGAGCATAGTGAGTTTAGAGCTAGATGTTGAGAGAAAGTTCGCCCTTTTTGCCCAGAATGCCCTGAGGACGCCAAAGCATTAGTAGTATTAGGATTAGGCCAATAACCATTACTCGGAAGGAGGCAACCTGGGCGGAGGTGAAAAAAGGTAGACTGCCGAAGAGAAAGCGGGTAAGAGAATCATAAGCCCAAAAAATAATAGCCCCTAACAAAACACCAGCATTATTACCAGCACCACCCAGTACTACAATAATCCAGGCATTAAAAGTCATCAGAGGCTCAAAGCTAGAAGGGTAAATAGTAGTCAACTGCCAACTGTAAAAAGCACCAGCAACCCCGGCAATGCCTCCCCCCAACATAAAGGCTTGGAGTTTATACCAGAAGACATTTTTGCCAAGAGATATAGCCACCTCCTCATCCTCCCTAATGGCTTTTAACACCCTACCCCACGGCGAATGTACCAGAGTTTCTAACCCCCAGTAAACCACCGCCAAGGCAATTAAGGTTAATAACATCAGGCCGGCTTTATAAGTGTAGTTATAAAGGGCAATTACTCCATTAACATAACAAACTAAGATAAAAATAACGGCAACGGCACCCCAAAAATAAGTGCTAAAACGACTAGGAGGTTGAAAACTTTTCCCTTGAATTTCCTGTGCCAGCTTTAGGCGTAATTTGAGGTTTTTAAACAGTTGCCAAAGGGCAAAAATTGCTAAGAAAGTAAGAGTGGCAATCATCACAAGTTTCCCAAAAAAATTCGGCTGAAAATTCCCCAAAGGCAAATTGTAACCCTGCAAACCAAAAGTGCCGTTAGTCAATTGTTCCTCATTTTGTACTATTAGACGCACCAACTCCCCGGCTCCAATGGTAACAATCGCTAAATAGTCTTCTCTTAGTTTTATACTACTAAAACCAATAATTAAACCAAACAAACAACAGGCTAAAACCGCTATCAACATGGATATAAACATTGGTACTCCAAGACGCATCTCCAACAAGACAGTAAAATAGGCGCCAAGGGTCAAAAAAGCCACATGGCCGAAGTTTATTAGCCCTGTAAACCCCCACTGCAAATTCAAACCCAAGGCAAAAAGGGCATAAATGCTAGCAGAAATTGTCAGGAAAACTAAATATTCAACCACCTTTTTTATTCCTACAGCTAAATAGAGCCTACCAGTAATATTAGATTTTAATGGATTAACAACCCCATTCCCCAATTGTAAATTCCCACAGACCCTAATTTCCGGCATCCCCTCCTTGAGATTACTGATATGATTAGTTGTTATATTCTAGATGGGAGTAGCTAAACCATAAAACCGAGAACATGAAAATGTATCTAGTCCGTCATGGCATCGCCGAATTGAGGACTCCTGAGAAGGATGACGCAGAGAGAATCCTCACTAAAAAAGGC from Geminocystis sp. M7585_C2015_104 encodes the following:
- a CDS encoding DNA adenine methylase gives rise to the protein MITLFTTHRKPKPFVKWAGGKRQLVNALKKEIPKHFNRYIEPFVGGGALLFELMPQKAIINDINKELINAYLVIKENLGELLIELRNHKNEHIYYYKIRALRPEFLSEVKRASRFIYLNKTCFNGLYRENSKGEFNVPFGNYKNPKIVDKENLESISEYLNSADIEIYNTDYKEVCYRAGRGDFIYFDPPYHPISKTSSFTKYTKYDFSEKEQIELSEIFRELDNRGCYLMLSNSNTEFIKALYKNYRIKELEANRYISCKASGRKKSKIEILIKNF
- a CDS encoding translation initiation factor IF-3 — encoded protein: MTYSNKRTNQKDLPKINENIRYPRVRLIDTNGEQLGIFDIEEANRLAEERELDLVLVSENADPPVCKIMDYGKYKFEQEKKARAIRKKQHTAEIKEVKMSYKIDEHDYQVRLNQARRFLGAGDKVKATINFRGREAQHTHLGEELLERLAKDLADVAEVQQKPKKEGKNIIMLLSPKKS
- a CDS encoding glycosyltransferase family 2 protein is translated as MTQPGRRIVLISPVRDEEKYLEKTIQSVVSQTITPVEWVIVDDGSTDRTPEILARAAAQYPWIHVVRKPDRGKRSVGPGVVEAFYYGYERLKTKDYDYIGKLDGDLEFKPQYFATLLSYFEKDPHLGAASGKPYLLEGGKLIKERMADDMVAGQINFYRRQCFEDIGGFVREVHWDGIAFHRARMKGWRTRSIDDPNLQFIHQRLMGSSEKGIITGRLRWGRGQYFMGTHPLYIFAIGFYRMWERPYIIGGILIVVGYFLAMLQRMPRYNDPEFRKSLHAWQMARLGLGKPLETIPPPGGAEN
- a CDS encoding oligosaccharide flippase family protein, producing MGEEKQSNTSLQQLAIRGSIWTVAGYGASQFIRLVNNIILTRLLKPELFGLMALVYTFITGLNLFSDIGINPSIIRSPRGEDSRFLNTAWTLQVIRGITLWLICFVIAMPIANFYKIPELSWLIPVVGSNTFIAGFNSTSLAVLNRRVEIGKLTVMEIVTQIIAVVVMIAIALYKPTIWALVLGTLVANIVKLFWSHLLSSTPHTFLWDRDCLKELFSFGRWIFVATAITFLANQTDRLVIGKLLPLEILGVYTIAFTFADIPRQIVNRLSDKVIFPLVSHQLQVLPRDIFLEKLLEKRRHLLALSALMVAFFFCFSDIIIDILYDERYRDAGWMFAILTLGLWPLILSISTGQILLSLGKPQYHTLSVFIKFLYMITVFPFAIIKFNLFWGIIAIGFNDMPNYSVSVFGLWREGFSFFRQDLFLTIVLLSFIFVFALSRLLLFFLFSLPLPFFL
- a CDS encoding branched-chain amino acid ABC transporter permease; this encodes MDAIFVQTFFNGIAVGSVIALAAVGLTLTLGILRLSNFAHGDFLTLGAYLTWWLNSQGISFWPSLLLAMVATTFFMLVAEQLLWGPMRRKRATSTSLIILSIGLALFVRNGILFIWGGSSQNYRLPLVEALDIGGIRIAYYWVVVFVVAIVAIVSLHLLLQKTKIGKGMRAVADNIDLARVSGIDVEQIILFTWVVTGVLTALAGGLYGLITAVRPNMGWFLLLPIFASVIMGGIGNPYGAIAGGLIIGVAQEMSVFLVGPDYKLGIALLIMILILLVRPRGIF
- a CDS encoding branched-chain amino acid ABC transporter permease is translated as MVEYLVFLTISASIYALFALGLNLQWGFTGLINFGHVAFLTLGAYFTVLLEMRLGVPMFISMLIAVLACCLFGLIIGFSSIKLREDYLAIVTIGAGELVRLIVQNEEQLTNGTFGLQGYNLPLGNFQPNFFGKLVMIATLTFLAIFALWQLFKNLKLRLKLAQEIQGKSFQPPSRFSTYFWGAVAVIFILVCYVNGVIALYNYTYKAGLMLLTLIALAVVYWGLETLVHSPWGRVLKAIREDEEVAISLGKNVFWYKLQAFMLGGGIAGVAGAFYSWQLTTIYPSSFEPLMTFNAWIIVVLGGAGNNAGVLLGAIIFWAYDSLTRFLFGSLPFFTSAQVASFRVMVIGLILILLMLWRPQGILGKKGELSLNI
- a CDS encoding glycosyltransferase — encoded protein: MRDCLVSVVMPVYNGEKYLEEAVESILAQSLPDFELIIINDGSTDKSLEILESLYKKDSRIKLLNNVRNRGIVDCLNKGIKQARGKYIARMDADDIAIKERLERQLKFLENNPEYVAVGCRVLAIDAEGLPIKPFGDCFTHEEIDKGNLRGVGSMIIHPAAVIRRESLEKVGGYRHYSHAEDLDLFLRLAEIGKLANLPEILLKYRLHVDSIGGKYRHIQLGGCRKAVLDACRRRGITVAGDFGVTIPQKPVSRGEIYRKWGWWSLQGGNIKTCRKYALKALIENPLHLDNWRLFWCCLRGY